The sequence gagagggagagggagatggaccGCAAGTGAAAGTGATTTAGGAttagagggtttttctgcaaatataCGCGGCCAGTCGTTATCCCGCCTAGGCCCTCTGGTGTCGACGTGGCACTGGTCAGCGGCGGTTAGACGAGATTAGGACCTCGGATGAACAACTTAAAAAGATATGGGACTCAAATATGCATTTTGAAAGAATTAGGACTCAAGTGTCACTTTCAGAAAAGAATTAGGACCGCGCTTGCATTTTACTCTAAAATGTAGACATCAAAACATTTATTTGAAACTTTTTTGTTACTGATGTATTTAGAAAATTTTGAACATTTAGCAAAAATTATACTGTATACAAAAATGTATAATGTATATGAAAAGAATGGTAGACATTaaaacatatatttaaaaaaatgttaatcatgtattcaaGGAGTAGATGTCTCAAGTTtcgctctagcctttgacatgatCGTAGATAAGACCCTCTTTAAAAATAGAGAATCACATTTGGTGACTTTTAGTATTggtcaacactctagccagattgagtTCATCGtcttgagaagagaagagaagcGTGCTTGCCTAAATCGTAAGGTGATACATGGAGAGAGTGTTGTCTCTCAACATAAGCTTGTGGTGGCTAATTTCCGGTTTCGGATTCATGTCCAATGAGATAAAGCACACCAAAATCGCTAGAACAAAGTGGTGAAAGCTCAAGGTGGAGGCAAATTAGGCTTTCAAGGAGAGGGACATTAAgtagggcccttgggaggaaggaggggatgcaaaCAATATGTGGATGAATAGGTGACTTGCATCTGTAAGGTGGCTTTAGAGGAGTTTGGAGTGACCAGGCGAAGTAGAAGCAAAGCTACAAATAGCTAGTGGAAGAACGATGATGTCCAAAAGGCTATTAAGGAGAAGAaggattgcttcagacgcctacaCCAGGATAGAAGTGTAGACAACACAGAGAAATACAAGTTGACAAAAAGGCCGCAAAGAGAGTTGTGGGGTGAATCAAatggtcgggcatatgaggacctctaccagcaCTTATACATGAAGAAAGGTGAAAAGGGACGTTTATAAGATACCCAAGATCCAAGAGAGGAAGATGAGGGATGTCAACTAGGTCAAATGCATCAATGATGACGAAGCAGTTCAGTTCCTGGTGAAGgatgaggagattaagcatagatggcgggagtacttcaaAAAATTTGTCAATGAAGAGAATGGGTAACTCTACCATTGGGTCGAAGGATTCCTTTGATGataccagcatgcgttttgtgcgacGAATCCAGAAATCTAAGACCAGGGAGGTTTTGAAAATGATGAAAGCATCCAAGGCGATGGGCCCTacttgtatccccattgaggtgcgGAGAGGTTTTTGAGACATAGTGATAGTTTGGCTAACTAAGATTTTCAACATCATTTCTCAGGAAACAAGATGCTAAAAGAATGGAGgcagagtatattagtaccaaacTTTAAGAACAAGAGGGATGTTCAAATTTGTACTAACAtagaattaagctgatgagccatacagtGAAGCTATGACTGAAAGTCATTGGGCACCGCTGAAAAATGACAAATGTGACCAAATATCAAACTAATTTCATGTCCGGGAGGTCgatcatggaagccattttctttatacgacaacttatggagaaaTACATGGAGCAAAAGAAGGACCTGTCGATGATGTTCATTAACTTGAAGAAGGCCTACGATAAGATGTTGCGGAATGTCAAGTGGTGTTACtgggagaaacacaaagtcccaagaaagtacattaccctcatgaAGGAcgtgtacgataatgttgtgacaagtgttcgaacaagtgacggcgacactgatgacttcctgaTTAGAATAGTACTACACCAAGGGTCAGCTCTGAGCTCTTATATTATTTttctttggtgatggatgaggtcacaacgTATATACAAGGACATATCCCATGATGTATGCTCTTTGGGGATGATATGGTGCTAGTCAATGATATTCGACCGGGGGTTAATAGAAAGTTAGAGCTATGTAGACAAACTTTAGAATCAAAATGTTTCAAACTAAGTAGAAATAAAACTGGgtacatgaggtgcggtttcagtactactaggcacgCGGAGGAGGAGGTTACCTTTGAAAAGCAAGTGGTACCTCATAAGGACACCTTTCAATTTGGGGTCAATGTTTGCAGAATAATGGCGATTTGACCCACAATGTTGTATGTTGTTGGGTGTTGACCAAGGCGACATGTCCAACACTGGAGATGTGCATATTGAGATGGATGTGTTACTACACAAGAAAGGACCGGGGCCAAAATAATGATATACATGAGTGAGTTGGGGtagcatcgattggagagaagcttgtccaacatcataTGAGATGGTTTGAGCATATACAacagacctccagaagatccagtGTAGGGCGGATGGTTAAAACAtgttgataatgtcaagagaggctGGGTGTAGACCAAACTTGACATACGATCCCTAAAGAGAGACCTAAATGACTGAAATATCATCAAAGACTAGCCATAGAGAGAGGTGAGTGAAAGCTAATTATCAACGTGCCAAAACCATGAATTTGTTTTGAAAGAGAGAAGTCCACTTTACAACCCTGAACTTACCACTCGGTTTAAGGTTCAACCCTCAACTTTAAAACCGGTCATTCTACACCCCGAACTAACTATCCGGGCCAAGAATCAACCCTCCACCCGGTTTTGATTCCCTAGAGCGGTTTTGACTACTTGACTACTGACCGGGCACAACCACGTCAGATTTTTGACCCCTCTCTGTTTTGACATGTTTTTTGCCCTGTCCTCTCTCCCCCGCTGGCGGCAGCAACAACAACAGTGGCACCATGCATACTTGTGCAATGGTGAACAAGAGGAACCCCCGTGCTTGCTCCGCTGCCATGCGTACCCCCATGCTTGCTCTGCTGGTATGTGTGTGCTCCTGTGTATCCTGTCGTGTGTGCTCGTGCTACCTTTCTTCCCAGCAAGCGACTGCGTGGGATGAGTAGTACAACGAGCAGCAGCCGAATGAATCGGCAACAGGAAGTGGGAGTTGCACCTCCTGCAACCAGTTCGCACTCCCGATAAAAGACCACGGTAAGCGATAGAGCAGAGCCAGCACTCGCACAATGATGGCCCACTATTCATCACATGACCACACCAGAACAACGCCCGCACGACACCATGCCCGCTGCACTATCGAGGAAGGGGTGGAGCAGCTCGTCGTCTCCATCCTCGACAACCCCAACATCAACCGTGTCATGCATGCGTCTGGCTTCTCAATCTCCCAGGTCAGGGGGAGCGTCGAGGGTGTCGCCATCTTGTCGTATTTCACCACGAGGGACCAGCAAGGCGCTAGGGTGCTGCCTGTTTGAGGTACGAGTGCTCTTGGTCCCGGACTTCCACGGCGGAGGTGGCCGTCGGCTGCTCTGCGTCATCGACACGGAGGCGGGACGACCTGGAGGAGCGCCAATCGGCTTCTTTACACGCTGGTTGGAGTGTGATTTTGCAGTTTAGCCCTTGGACACTCTgttaatttggcgcatgtgtgacCCTGAGTGACATGGCTATGTTGATGGCGAAGTCAACTCGGTCAAAACCAGATGCGTCAGTGAAAACCGGCTTTACTCACGCCCATGGTTGAATTATGAACGGTATTGAAAGTTTAGGGTGTATAGTAACCGGTTTTAAAGTTCGAGGTTGAATATTAAACCAAGTAGCAAGTTGAGGGTTGAAAAGTGGACTTCTCTCGTTTTGAAATCTTGTGGGTTCCAGCTATAGCTTGCCCCAACTTATTTGAGATTGaagacttgttgttgttgttgttgttgttgttgttgtataccTGATATATATGAAAAAAGTACATATGTgtaggaaaaaagaagaaaaaaccaaaagaaaacatgaaagaaacaaaaaaaaatcaaagaagaAAAGAACAACAAaaacaaataagaaaaggaaaaacctAAAAGCCAAAGAAATAGCAAAAATATAGTGTACCAAATAAAATCAATGAAAACCTTAAAGAGAAACAcaggaagaaaaaaaaacaagaaagaaacaaaagaaaaccccAAAGAAAAACAAGAAACAGATGGGACACAATGAAAACCAAAAAACTcataaaaacacaaaaaagaaaaaataacaactAAAAACCAGACAACCCGAACCATTATATACAACCAAAAACCACCAACCTACACCTACGAAAGCAACTACCGAAAGGAATGAGCGAAAGCAATAAGCTAGTGCATACCCCCTCTGTCCGACAGAGTTTGTCCCCTCAAATGGGTGTATCTAACACCaaattagtgctagatacatccatttaagaaACAAGTTTGAAACAAATTTTATCGGACAGAGAGAGTATGTGCGGGCACTGCATGCGAGGGGAGCTATCGTCTtgctataagcgagatatagctcCAGCGCTCTAGCCTAAAAAAAGTTCCAGCTCTCTGTAAGTACCATGTGTAGGCCAGCAACgggcctcttttcttttctttttttttgctttttgaaaATCAGCAACGGGGCTTTGCGTGACGTCTGGAAGGTGTGTGACAAGGCCGGCCTACAACCTTGGTTAGGCAATCCTTTGCCTATGTAATCAACTTCCGCCCAGCCCAGCCCTCCCTTCGGTCAATTTGAAATCAACCCACGAGAGATTAAGCTGGCAAGGGCCCAAATATACAAGCGTGCTCTGGTCTCTTCCTTCGCTCTGCCGTCACCGTCGCCGCTTCTGCTCGCCGCCGACCTATGGATCCCACGGCGCCGCAGCGCGGCACCAAGCGCCCCCTGCCCGCGACCGCCGCCGGGGACGACGACGATGACCGCTCCGCTCTCGGGTAAGTCAACCCAAccccctccctccggcctgaccCCTATCCGTTTTCTCCCGTTCTCCCCGGTACCCCGCGTTAGGGTTTCGCGCTCCGGTTCGGCTGATGTTTTCCATCTTTTCTCCTGTCAAGGGACCGCAAGGTGCGGTTCCCCAAGGGGAAGAAGGCCAAGTACCGCGACCCTGCTGCCGCTGGCAGCAgcggggaggggggcgccgccgcGGAGGACATCGACGAGCTGATGAACCCCGAGCTCGCGGCGGTGAAGCGAGCGCGACGGCGCCACCGCAGGGACGGGGACGACACGCAGGGCACCGCCAACGTCAAGGGCTTCGAAATGCGCTACAAGGTATGCAGTGCCATTCCTGCCCTTGAGTTTCTTCAGAGGGCTTGATTTCTTATGTGGATCGGATAGTTAGGATTCTTATGCAAGTGATTGTAGTCTTGTAGTTTCTATTTTCTATGAAGTCTCGTCGGAATTTACAAGCTGCCATATGGCCATATGAGGCAGCATAACTGCCCAGATGATGTCTAGGCAGAATTGGAGCTAGTTGATGCTATACTGTGTTGTCGTGCTACTTTTAAATGCATTTTTCTCTCATGGCTGCGACCAATTAAACTATTAAAGTATGTCAATTATGGATATTATTTGGTAACATGCCAACTTGGTGAAATTGCCCAGTAACTCCGAATGATCTGTAttttttgtgaagcttctgatggAAAATTGCAGTCCTGAGGGCATTAAAGATAAAAATAGAGAAGGTGTTTGCGTTTATGTGTGGCCACTGGTCTAGCAAAACATCTAGTGATAATGTAAAAACAGGAGCAAACACCAAACAGAAAAAACTAGTGGCATAGACCAGGCCTCTACCAATTGGTTTAGTATCTATGGTTAGATTACATAAATTATTAGTTGGGCATTTATTTGGTTCATGTTGAAGCCGTGGGCCTATGTTAAAGGATTAGGGCATCTCCATTGCGTAGGCGCTTGTATAGATGTTTAAGGattaaaaattaaaaaaacacTTCCTAGCGTTTGCGTAAGAGCCTGACTTTCCAACGCTGAGATGTTATGGGGCGCTAAGCCCCTCACTTAAAATCAGCCCCATGTCAACTAGAGCGCCTGCTGCCAGACTTGGCGGCACTAGCTAGCAGGCGCCAGGAAAAATTCTCCCAATGAGTGAAACATCCGAGATTAGGATCCCAACGTCCGTCCTTAGCGTCGCGTTGTACGTGCCCTTAGTGTTTCTTACGATGCACATTGCTCACATCTTAGCACGTTCTATGCAGGGAAGGATGCAGTTTTTTTTTACATAGTTTTGGTAAAAAATGAACTTGATTATTTTACTATGCTTTTCAACTTACGACTGAAATATTACATAGCTGCTCTTTCCTATTGCTTGGCTGTTGTATAAAATCCTGTGATCATGGCTTTTACTTAGCCTTTTTAATATTTTGACTTCTAAGCATGACAATATATTTATACCCACACTTTGCCCTGCGTATCATTGATAGTATGATTATTAGGCATAAGTTTGAAGCTAACCACTTTGCTATCATTGTCAGATAACACAGACTTTGATGTTCAACAGGACGACGCCAACTTTATCGATGATGGTATTGAGATAGAACCTTTTAACTTGGAGCAAGAGAGGGAAGAAGGATACTTTGATGAAAATGGGAATTTTGTGGAGTTTGCAAGAGGCAACGATATGAAGGTATGGTCTATTTTATGTTTATCGTCTTGGATGTTGTGCATGAAGTTACAATCTGTCAATTTGGTGACGCAATCACCTGTTTTGTACAGGATGCCTGGTTGGATAATGTTGAAGTAGACACCAAATTTGCTGGAAAGGTTCAAAAGAAAAAAGGCAAAGAAGAGGAGTTCCAGGACCTTTCTTCTGATGATATTGGAAAGATAAAAAGGAGAATAGCAAACATGCTTGAACCAGCAGAAACGGTATGTTCAATTGCAGCTTCTGTATAGCTTTAACTTTAACATTGTGATAGTTACAAGAGGGGCACAAGGTTCCCTTGTTGTATTCTTGGCTTACCAGCAACATCACTAGAGAAATGATTTAGTGAATTAGTTTAACTGTAGTCTCAAGGTACTTGGTGACATAAACCTGGCAGTGTGTTACTTTTTACCCTTACATCTTTGCTGTATGGATAATCAATCGAATTGCACTGCATGTCTGTAACGCACAACCCTATTTGTACTTATCATGTCTATTGGAGACTGAGGGAAGCATGCTCTTGATATGCTCGTGTGCTGCAGTATCTTCTCTCAATGCCGAGGTTATAAACTTGATTTGTAACAAATTAATCCAGAAACTATTGCATTTTTTGCTTCACGGTACTTCTTGGATCATATGCTTTTATTACAGTTTGTATGCCAAATGTTAAGTAAAAAGTGTGATACAGTTATAACCTTAAGAGTATGTGGTACACTTTCTTTTTACCTGGATACAGCTTACAACCATGTCTGCTATGTCACATTGTTGTTGAATCTTTATAGACCTGTAGCAAAACATTGTATGAGTCAAAACCTACCATGAAACAAAGGAAACCATGTGAGACTTTTTTCTGTTAATAATACACTCATGGGTTGATTGCATGTTAAATCTTTTCTTGAATGGTGTTCTGCCAGATAATTCAGGCTTTGAAACGATTGAAGAGCACATCTACTGACAATCGTGGAAGAATGACTGAGGGGACCAAGCGCATATTTGATGAGCTGACAGAAGCTGCTATGAAGCTAATGGAGAATGGGGAGTACAGTATGTGTTCCTTTTCTGTTTAACTTTtttagtttgttagtttttaaACCATTCATTAATCATTTTGGTATGGCAATAACCTTCTGATGATCTGCATTCTTATATCATTTTTATTGTCCTGGTGTAGATGTATATTCAGATGATCGGGAGACATTTGTACGCGAGGCTGGTTAGTACCTCCCTTATTACTAACTTATCCATATCTTCTTTTTCTTATCACCATGTCTCACTTCTGATACTACCACATGTTCCCATTCCCAACGTGAAAACAATATTGCATTAGTGTTACTAGTCAAAACCCAATAGGCGACAGTTAAAACGAACGCTATATGAAATGTGTGTGCTTAACGAATATGCTTGATATCAGCTATCACCAATCAGGTACCAGTTTTGTGACATTGTTTCAGTAAAAGCTTGCAAGTTACATAGGTATGCTACATTTTAGGTTATGTCTATTTCCAACAGAAACAGATCCATCTGTGTTACTGCAATTAATACATAATACATGAAACGAATATTTACCACCCATTTGAGTCCATTCCCCTGCTTGAATGGATAGAAGTACTTTAGATGGTTCGTGCTACTGCTATCATCTATTCTGGAGCTAGCACCATTGTCCATACAAGATGGGTGCTGACATAACTTAGTCAAGCTAACATGATGGCTCATTAAACAAACACACAATATATTTTCCGCATTCAAAAGATGACCCACCAGTAGATGAACTAAGAATCTACCCAGCTTACAAAAGGTGATGGTAGAAAATGATAAGAAGCAGATAGAGCCTGTTGGTCTAAATCCATGCGGATATTTGCTACTTTTATGAATTGTCTTGTAGCTGCATTAGCATTGTGCTTTTTTATGCTTATTGTAAATTATTCCTTAATATTGTCTCAATGGGGATCGCACCTGATTGCATGCTTCCATCATTTTGCCTTTTGCAGAGGGTTATGAACGTCTAGCACGTGCTCGACTTGGCATACCAGAAGTTGAAGAAGATATATTTGCAGACGCCACAGAGAGTGGCCCAACTACCACGCCCTTACTGGAGATGGACAGTGGTCCTTCAGCTGCCAATACCTCTGCGACAACTGCTATAGCAGATGATGATGATAGTAACTTTGACATGTTCGGTGAAAATGACGACACTGATGTCAATCCTGATTCTGATGCAAAAACTTTAGATTCAGGTTGCAATCCCGAGCCAGTACCACAAGATGCTTCTGGAACCTCAGGTGCTGAAAGTAAGCTATTATCTCAGTGAATTTCATGCTCTCTCCATTTTTTTATCAAGAATCATGTCTGTACTTATTAGCAACTCTTTTGGTTATTCTTGCAGAGGCTGGTAATGGAAGTGCGGACTCAGATTATGTCTACGATCCATCGTCAGGGTAGGTTATAGATCTTACTTTAGTAATTTGCTGTAGTTATACTCTAATTATATAATAATTATATAATTGTATAATTTAGTTCTTCGTTACAGCAAGAGATATGTAGTTAGCAGCTGACTGTTGTACTGTTGAAATCATCACTTGCGTTGATTATACTCCCTTTTTGGTTTTCATGCAGTTACTATTACAGCAACAGCACAGGCTATTACTATGATGCTGCATCTGGGTGTTATTGCGCTGCATCTACAGGAACCTGgtatttctttttgtgtttttctttcaTTCACAATCAATTAATGTTTCTTTCTGTGTGTCTGACCACTTTTTTGTGGGTGCAACAACTTGCTTACTAGTACGGTTCCCTTTTGGTTAGTATGTTTGTTGTAATTACAGTATGACCTGCTTAGAGGAATTGAATACCGTGGAATAATTGTGATGTGGATGAAGTTATCATGTTCACGTGGGCGTTATCCAAATAGGGGACTAGATCATGGTAGTTAGGATTGGATCCTTGAATCTTAGTAGCAAGTTTGTTATTTCTTAGTGTAGTTCTGGTTATCCTGGAATGATCCGAGGTTCATTGCAGTCATTTTCGGTTATAG comes from Triticum aestivum cultivar Chinese Spring chromosome 5B, IWGSC CS RefSeq v2.1, whole genome shotgun sequence and encodes:
- the LOC123111832 gene encoding CD2 antigen cytoplasmic tail-binding protein 2 isoform X2, encoding MDPTAPQRGTKRPLPATAAGDDDDDRSALGDRKVRFPKGKKAKYRDPAAAGSSGEGGAAAEDIDELMNPELAAVKRARRRHRRDGDDTQGTANVKGFEMRYKDDANFIDDGIEIEPFNLEQEREEGYFDENGNFVEFARGNDMKDAWLDNVEVDTKFAGKVQKKKGKEEEFQDLSSDDIGKIKRRIANMLEPAETIIQALKRLKSTSTDNRGRMTEGTKRIFDELTEAAMKLMENGEYNVYSDDRETFVREAEGYERLARARLGIPEVEEDIFADATESGPTTTPLLEMDSGPSAANTSATTAIADDDDSNFDMFGENDDTDVNPDSDAKTLDSGCNPEPVPQDASGTSEAGNGSADSDYVYDPSSGYYYSNSTGYYYDAASGCYCAASTGTWYSYDEQSGTYTEMLGEQTGMHKEIEGEGVKE
- the LOC123111832 gene encoding CD2 antigen cytoplasmic tail-binding protein 2 isoform X1: MDPTAPQRGTKRPLPATAAGDDDDDRSALGDRKVRFPKGKKAKYRDPAAAGSSGEGGAAAEDIDELMNPELAAVKRARRRHRRDGDDTQGTANVKGFEMRYKDDANFIDDGIEIEPFNLEQEREEGYFDENGNFVEFARGNDMKDAWLDNVEVDTKFAGKVQKKKGKEEEFQDLSSDDIGKIKRRIANMLEPAETIIQALKRLKSTSTDNRGRMTEGTKRIFDELTEAAMKLMENGEYNVYSDDRETFVREAEGYERLARARLGIPEVEEDIFADATESGPTTTPLLEMDSGPSAANTSATTAIADDDDSNFDMFGENDDTDVNPDSDAKTLDSGCNPEPVPQDASGTSGAEKAGNGSADSDYVYDPSSGYYYSNSTGYYYDAASGCYCAASTGTWYSYDEQSGTYTEMLGEQTGMHKEIEGEGVKE